Proteins encoded in a region of the Pelmatolapia mariae isolate MD_Pm_ZW linkage group LG16_19, Pm_UMD_F_2, whole genome shotgun sequence genome:
- the mis18bp1 gene encoding mis18-binding protein 1, with product MASYFHLLQQTKPQFESPAKVFAKLKSKVQKEAMCAKDDNGPPNNAREEHRVNLKSPRKQQQRIWVTEEFDENQRFGSEAQPLILSPIKSPQKTSLYSYSDFIRKPLEETLPVVEMGLGCTRRERRFLESTAVSHPLFLTNHIHKEPPQVRDSDRFIVSSRTPLKVQPVESDCKSIASDEECAPLHKPLSTASAFSPMVKRLRKRKWEQQEFNKVNTNSAEEVRNELTCQPRQRKAPALSEENTHSTWMNIRGCSTDQPERIPEDMFTPRKSVAERRCGVVLEKIPIMSPAKMFAYMKERESKRELRGVHDAINTTRDIFNAGNSLKSGDSPLSTPHSVGERDNSVFTNTSESDVPVSRRISESADCQSDTDPSADALTSAASAKPVLLEDPLVLNSPKILIPKRQEAVFKCKKWPKQATFPSESVIYLKKWFLRKNSKGLFVDGIHGEDNIPWNSNVIMHRVSNSMIKTVSGRVYILVGKMNLKVESEFPRWFLKKFERGFPPNWKALYDKMLTESRDNQGRGRQKKSESSGIKLKQKLEASLINSSLKQQTSFITPESCPPIGASSSSMKVSRSGRVIKPPLEYWKGGRVILDAFMNVTIHECYNTSICNSEVNTTLSTGMSQEPVCVFLPCSEGEKEASVLLRNVKAPLHRRNRVKAKPDGNHSDFLEPAAELLRSPEEGAGRITRSGQKCPAKERELHVDTVLKHHSDNEKSSAQRSQKQSQGSCRASASLSKSKQAVINSPETPSVKILQQLSSGDELSIKRKKRGHSKDSRNTHRESKSSHSSAANNSPGSEEQKQNREYSAQKSQKYGSHATRRPAKRVNTRKQITNPLESPPVNDETSQNLSSDNELPMRRRRGRKGADSKSSRNAHSRPQPKHGSSSTKSEDSDNLMRHKPKHKSSKCTRAPAPTKTLAAPTQSSKKHNTNEGNIPPEHDEDKWTEAELMRLQEAVSYYPKHMANYWAKVARMVGTRSAEECHSQHTSQGASHTPAKKAMKPKQKKMEPPKAPDHPVISARVGTLKRKQQVRQFLETMPRDNVDDVFSSEYMQNKRFELPSLCSEDEEDLAVSDLEPLTPMSARFPEVKTPQCLHITPGMMGSPNRDNDDKYVYQLQKRIKKNQFNACKLPPPSKSFTPTPSVKRTMRRCGNTENDTFVVWEMFPGNNEALSESEEEEEDFYFSDND from the exons ATGGCTTcgtattttcatttattacaaCAGACAAAACCGCAGTTTGAATCTCCGGCCAAAGTTTTTGCTAAGCTCAAATCCAAGGTGCAAAAGGAAGCGATGTGCGCAAAAGACGACAACGGTCCGCCGAACAACGCTCGAGAGGAGCACAGAGTTAATTTAAAGTCGCccaggaagcagcagcagaggatcTGGGTGACCGAGGAGTTCGATGAGAATCAGAGGTTCGGCAGCGAAGCCCAGCCTTTGATTCTCTCGCCCATTAAGAGTCCACAGAAAACCTCCCTGTATTCGTATTCAGACTTTATCCGCAAGCCTTTGGAGGAAACGCTTCCAGTGGTTGAAATGGGACTTGGATGCACAAGAAGGGAGAGACGTTTCCTGGAGTCGACAGCCGTATCTCACCCTCTCTTTCTGACTAATCATATCCACAAAGAACCTCCTCAGGTTAGAGACTCGGATCGGTTCATCGTGTCCAGCAGGACTCCATTGAAGGTTCAACCTGTCGAAAGTGACTGCAAGAGCATTGCTTCTGATGAAGAATGCGCTCCTCTCCACAAACCCCTGTCTACAGCCAGTGCCTTTTCCCCCATGGTGAAGAGGCTGAGGAAGAGAAAATGGGAGCAGCAGGAGTTTAACAAAGTCAACACCAACAGCGCTGAGGAGGTGAGAAATGAACTCACATGTCAGCCTCGGCAGAGGAAAGCCCCTGCTCTCAGCGAGGAGAACACCCACAGCACCTGGATGAACATCAGAGGATGCTCCACTGACCAACCAGAGAGGATCCCCGAAGACATGTTTACACCAAGAAAATCCGTGGCAGAGAGAC GCTGTGGTGTTGTTTTGGAAAAAATTCCTATAATGTCTCCAGCTAAGATGTTTGCTTATATGAAggagagagaaagcaaaaggGAACTGCGGGGAGTTCATGACGCTATCAATACCACGAGGGACATCTTTAATGCAG GTAACTCCCTTAAGTCAGGAGACAGCCCTCTCTCCACACCTCACAGTGTTGGTGAGAGGGACAACAGTGTGTTTACAAATACCTCAGAAAGTGATGTTCCTGTAAGCCGGCGCATATCAGAGTCAGCTGACTGCCAGTCAGACACCGACCCCTCCGCTGACGCTCTGACCTCGGCTGCATCAGCGAAGCCCGTTTTGCTCGAAGACCCGCTCGTGCTCAATTCTCCGAAGATCTTGATTCCGAAGAGACAGGAAGCTGTGTTCAAGTGCAAAAAGTGGCCTAAGCAAGCAACATTCCCCAGC GAGAGTGTGATTTATCTCAAAAAGTGGTTCCTGAGGAAGAACAGCAAGGGCCTCTTTGTTGATGGAATCCACGG GGAAGACAACATACCATGGAACAGTAACGTCATCATGCACAGGGTTTCTAATTCTATGATAAAGACCGTCTCCGGCAGGGTTTACATCCTGGTTGGGAAGATGAACTTGAAAGTTGAATCCG agTTTCCCAGGTGGTTTTTGAAAAAGTTTGAAAGGGGTTTTCCTCCTAACTGGAAGGCGCTTTATGACAAGATGCTGACAGAGTCGAGAGA CAACcaaggcagaggaagacagaagaaaagtgAAAGTAGTGGTATCAAATTGAAGCAAAAATTGGAGGCCTCCCTCATCAACAGTTCTTTGAAGCAGCAAACTTCCTTTATAACAC CTGAATCCTGCCCTCCCATCGGTGCCTCCTCCTCTAGCATGAAAGTGTCTCGAAGTGGTCGAGTAATCAAACCACCTCTGGAGTACTGGAAAGGAGGACGCGTCATTCTGGATGCATTCATGAACGTTACCATCCATGAATGTTATAATACCTCCATCTGCAACTCT GAGGTCAATACAACATTGTCTACAGGGATGTCGCAGGAGCCCGTCTGTGTGTTCTTGCCCTGCAGTGAAG GTGAAAAGGAGGCATCAGTACTACTGAGGAATGTCAAGGCTCCTCTTCACAGACGGAACAGAGTCAAGGCTAAACCAGACGGGAATCACTCTGATTTTCTCGAACCTGCTGCAGAGCTACTTAGGAGCCCTGAGGAGGGGGCAGGAAGAATAACAAGGTCTGGTCAAAAGTGTCCTGCTAAAGAAAGAGAACTACATGTGGACACTGTCCTAAAACACCACAGTGATAATGAAAAGTCTTCAGCACAGAGGTCACAAAAACAGTCACAGGGCAGCTGTAGGGCTTCAGCAAGTTTATCTAAAAGTAAACAGGCTGTCATAAATTCCCCAGAAACTCCTTCAGTTAAAATATTACAGCAGCTGTCATCAGGTGATGAGTTATCTATTAAGAGGAAGAAGCGAGGACACAGTAAAGACAGCAGGAACACTCACAGGGAGTCAAAGTCGAGCCACAGCTCTGCAGCAAACAACTCACCAGGATCTGAAGAGCAAAAACAGAACAGAGAGTATTCAGCACAGAAGTCCCAAAAATATGGGTCACATGCCACTCGCAGGCCTGCAAAAAGagtaaatacaagaaaacagatCACAAATCCCCTAGAATCTCCCCCAGTGAATGATGAAACATCCCAGAATCTGTCATCGGACAATGAGTTACCCATGAGGAGACGGAGGGGAAGGAAAGGAGCGGACAGTAAAAGCAGTAGAAATGCTCATAGCAGGCCTCAGCCAAAACATGGTTCCTCATCCACCAAGTCAGAGGATTCAGATAACTTGATGAGGCACAAACCAAAACACAAGTCAAGCAAATGCACCAGAGCACCAGCACCCACAAAGACTTTGGCTGCGCCCACGCAATCCAGCAAGAAACACAATACGAACGAGGGCAACATACCGCCGGAGCACGATGAGGATAAGTGGACAGAGGCAGAGCTGATGAGACTACAAGA GGCTGTGTCCTACTATCCTAAGCACATGGCAAATTACTGGGCAAAGGTAGCACGGATGGTGGGAACCCGTTCTGCAGAAGAGTGCCACAGCCAGCACACATCCCAGGGAGCATCGCACACTCCTGCTAAGAAAGCCATGAAACCCAAACAGAAAAAGATGGAGCCGCCCAAAGCTCCAG ATCATCCTGTGATATCAGCCCGAGTGGGAACCTTGAAGAGAAAACAGCAAGTGCGTCAGTTTTTGGAGACTATGCCCAGAGACAATGTTGATGACGTTTTCAGCTCTGAATACATGCAGAACAAGCGCTTTGAG CTCCCTTCCTTGTGTTCCGAGGACGAGGAAGACTTGGCAGTGTCGGACCTGGAACCCTTGACCCCTATGTCGGCACGTTTCCCAGAAGTAAAGACTCCTCAGTGTCTGCATATCACTCCAGGCATGATGGGTTCTCCAAACAG GGACAATGACGATAAGTACGTGTATCAACTGCAGaagaggattaaaaaaaatcagtttaacgCCTGCAAGCTCCCACCTCCTTCAAAG AGCTTCACGCCCACACCATCAGTTAAAAGAACAATGAGAAGATGTGGCAACACGG AAAACGATACATTCGTGGTTTGGGAGATGTTCCCTGGAAACAATGAGGCGCTGTCTGAaagtgaagaagaggaggaggatttCTACTTCTCAGATAACGACTGA
- the LOC134644247 gene encoding LOW QUALITY PROTEIN: serine protease HTRA2, mitochondrial-like (The sequence of the model RefSeq protein was modified relative to this genomic sequence to represent the inferred CDS: deleted 2 bases in 1 codon) — protein sequence MAAAAVNRGFLSALRTQSWCQTQKLNSLAERTVSRVSSAVICNHEAAGGHTSLDRRAQAGERRRRNGQDSNRSSSLLTSVSVGLGLCGAVLLDTEKDQKGDKELAISRGFLQHILPSAQCASPFKPDSPRFKYNFIADVVEKSTPAVVYIEIVGRHPFSGREVPVSNGSGFIISSDGLIVTNAHVVANKRGVRVKLTNGETYSASVQDVDPVADIATIKISARNPLPTLTLGQSSDVRQGEFVVAMGSPFSLRNTITSGIVSSVQRGSKELGLSNSNMEYIQTDATIDFGNSGGPLINLDGEVIGINTMKVTAGISFAIPSDHVRLFLEKAAKRKSTWFHKDETKQRYIGVMMLTLTQRIIAELRLRDSSFPDVTHGVLIHRVIMGSPAYRMEVIGINTMKVTAGISFAIPSDHVRLFLEKAAKRKSTWFHKDETKQRYIGVMMLTLTQRIIAELRLRDSSFPDVTHGVLIHRVIMGSPAYRAGMQAGDIVLEINGAKVNTSEEIYQAVRSSDKITMQVQRGQELLHLHITPEYID from the exons ATGGCAGCAGCGGCTGTCAATAGGGGCTTTCTTTCAGCATTAAGGACTCAAAGTTGGTGTCAGACCCAAAAACTTAACTCGTTAGCTGAGAGGACAGTCAGTCGTGTCTCCTCTGCTGTGATATGTAACCACGAGGCTGCAGGAGGACACACAAGCCTGGACAGGAGAGCTCAAGCtggggagagaagaagaagaaacggtcAGGACAGCAACAGAAGCTCCTCTTTGCTCACCTCTGTGTCGGTGGGTTTGGGGCTCTGTGGTGCGGTGCTTCTGGATACTGAAAAAGACCAAAAGGGGGACAAAGAATTGGCAATATCCCGGGGATTTCTCCAGCACATCCTCCCATCGGCTCAGTGCGCTTCTCCCTTCAAACCAGACAGTCCCCGATTTAAGTACAACTTCATTGCAGATGTGGTGGAAAAATCCACTCCAGCTGTGGTGTACATTGAAATCGTGGGCAG ACACCCGTTCTCAGGGCGAGAGGTCCCAGTGTCAAACGGCTCCGGTTTTATCATCAGCAGCGATGGTCTCATCGTCACTAATGCCCACGTTGTAGCCAACAAGCGAGGTGTCCGTGTGAAGCTCACCAATGGAGAGACGTACAGTGCCAGCGTGCAGGATGTCGACCCTGTGGCGGACATCGCCACCATCAAAATCTCTGCGAGG AACCCGTTACCCACTCTCACACTCGGCCAGTCGTCTGACGTCCGACAGGGAGAGTTTGTTGTTGCCATGGGAAGCCCGTTTTCGTTACGAAATACAATCACATCGGGGATTGTCAGCTCAGTGCAGAGAGGCAGTAAGGAGCTGGGCCTGTCCAACTCCAACATGGAGTACATACAGACCGATGCAACCATTGAT tttggAAATTCTGGAGGTCCCCTCATTAATCTG GATGGTGAAGTCATTGGTATAAACACCATGAAGGTTACCGCTGGCATCTCCTTTGCAATTCCATCTGATCATGTGAGGCTTTTTCTGGAGAaagcagccaaaagaaaaa GCACTTGGTTTCATAAGGATGAGACGAAGCAGCGGTACATTGGTGTTATGATGCTGACGCTGACGCAGAG GATCATTGCTGAGCTGAGGTTGAGAGACTCATCTTTTCCGGATGTGACTCACGGTGTCCTGATTCACAGGGTAATCATGGGCTCTCCAGCTTACAG GATG GAAGTCATTGGTATAAACACCATGAAGGTTACCGCTGGCATCTCCTTTGCAATTCCATCTGATCATGTGAGGCTTTTTCTGGAGAaagcagccaaaagaaaaa GCACTTGGTTTCATAAGGATGAGACGAAGCAGCGGTACATTGGTGTTATGATGCTGACGCTGACGCAGAG GATCATTGCTGAGCTGAGGTTGAGAGACTCATCTTTTCCGGATGTGACTCACGGTGTCCTGATTCACAGGGTAATCATGGGCTCTCCAGCTTACAG AGCTGGCATGCAAGCCGGAGACATTGTGCTGGAGATAAACGGGGCCAAGGTGAACACCTCAGAGGAGATCTACCAGGCCGTCCGCAGCAGTGACAAAATCACTATGCAGGTGCAGCGAGGACAAGAGTTACTCCACCTTCACATTACTCCCGAGTATATAGATTAA
- the hif1aa gene encoding hypoxia inducible factor 1 subunit alpha a isoform X1: MDTGTVPEKKSRASSERRKEKSRDAARCRRGKESEVFYELAQQLPLPHSVSSSLDKASIMRLTISYLRMRKLLSTDEPTTEEDAELDMQLNSSYLKALEGFLMVLSEDGDMIYLSENVSKCLGLAQFDLTGHSVFDFTHPCDQEELREMLIHRTGSKKSKEPNTERSFFLRMKCTLTSRGRTVNVKSATWKVLHCTGHVRVYDSPAEEGTNGQKEPPVPYLVLICDPIPHPSNIEVPLDTKTFLSRHTMDMKFTYCDERITDLMGYDPEDLLDRSVYEYYHALDSDHLTKTHHNLFAKGQVCTGQYRMLAKKGGFVWVETQATVIYNNKNSQPQCVVCVNFVLSGIQEEKLILSVKQTADVKPVKEEQQEEDQLVVEISQVELSPVEPKKAELEKEEEVQKEEKVVKGPKMNVLKILTDSAVTQLPINLYDHLKGEPEALTMLAPAAGDTIVSLDFSCPGTESDIHLLKDVPLYNDVMLPSTDDKLVLPLSPLPPSEPLNVSSTNSEDSKSESYAPAQSTTTTSHRPPAPGSPLDFCFPMDSEMNSDFKLDLVEKLFAIDTEPKTPFNTQEMEDFDLEMLAPYIPMDDDFQLLSLPPGEPLSCGSVKSLESTPIHSYPSSPFSAPGSRTASPAPPVEPVDAPHPPTILANGAPHLEKEVPLRTLAVQNAQRKRKISDLKEIIEQGTSLQQQVEKGKKLKPSGTGTTRTIVLLSSDLASRLLGSTSEATTSSFGLPLLTRDDCEVNAPLQGRQYLLQGEELLRALDHIN, encoded by the exons ATGGACACAGGAACTGTACCCGAAAAGAAAAG CAGAGCGAGCTCAGAGCGCAGGAAGGAGAAATCAAGGGATGCAGCACGATGTCGGCGTGGGAAGGAGTCAGAGGTGTTTTACGAGCTGGCCCAGCAGCTGCCCCTGCCCCACAGTGTCAGCTCCAGCCTGGACAAGGCCTCAATCATGAGACTCACCATCAGTTACCTGCGCATGAGAAAACTGCTTTCCACTG ATGAGCCAACAACAGAGGAAGATGCAGAGCTTGATATGCAGCTAAACAGCTCCTACCTAAAAGCTCTGGAGGGCTTTCTCATGGTGCTGTCCGAGGATGGAGATATGATCTATCTCTCCGAGAATGTCAGCAAGTGCCTCGGGCTTGCACAG TTTGACTTGACTGGACACAGTGTGTTTGACTTCACACATCCCTGTGACCAAGAGGAGCTGAGGGAGATGCTCATCCACAGAACAG GCTCCAAGAAATCCAAGGAGCCAAATACAGAGCGTAGCTTCTTTCTGCGGATGAAGTGCACCCTCACGAGCAGGGGCCGCACTGTCAACGTCAAATCTGCTACATGGAAG GTGCTTCACTGCACAGGTCACGTGCGCGTTTATGACAGCCCGGCCGAAGAGGGCACCAACGGGCAAAAGGAGCCACCTGTGCCCTACCTGGTTTTGATCTGCGATCCCATCCCACACCCCTCCAACATTGAGGTCCCTCTGGACACTAAGACCTTCCTCAGCCGCCACACGATGGACATGAAGTTCACGTATTGTGATGAGAG GATCACTGATCTCATGGGTTATGATCCAGAGGATCTGTTGGATCGTTCTGTGTATGAGTACTACCATGCTCTGGATTCAGACCACCTTACCAAGACCCACCACAACT TGTTTGCAAAGGGCCAAGTCTGCACAGGCCAGTACCGAATGTTGGCTAAGAAAGGAGGCTTCGTGTGGGTGGAAACACAGGCCACTGTCATTTACAACAACAAGAACTCCCAGCCACAGTGTGTTGTCTGTGTCAACTTCGTGCTCAG TGGCATCCAGGAGGAGAAACTGATCTTGTCAGTGAAGCAGACTGCAGATGTGAAGCCGGTAAAGGAGGAACAGCAGGAGGAAGACCAGCTTGTAGTTGAGATCAGCCAGGTCGAGCTCTCTCCAGTCGAGCCAAAGAAGGCTGAactggagaaggaggaggaagtgCAGAAGGAGGAGAAGGTGGTGAAAGGCCCAAAGATGAACGTACTCAAAATCCTTACTGATTCGGCAGTCACCCAGCTGCCGATTAACCTGTATGACCACCTAAAGGGAGAGCCTGAAGCCCTCACCATGCTGGCACCAGCTGCCGGAGACACGATCGTCTCCCTGGACTTCAGCTGCCCCG GTACAGAATCAGATATCCATCTTCTGAAGGATGTCCCTCTCTACAACGATGTAATGCTTCCCTCCACAGATGACAAGCTGGTTCTGCCTCTTTCCCCTCTGCCACCCAGTGAGCCtctgaatgtttccagcacaaACTCTGAGGATTCAAAGTCTGAGAGCTATGCTCCAGCCCAGTCTACTACCACAACCAGCCACAGGCCCCCAGCG CCCGGCAGTCCACTGGACTTCTGCTTCCCCATGGATTCAGAGATGAACTCGGACTTCAAGCTAGACTTGGTTGAGAAGCTGTTTGCTATTGATACAGAGCCCAAAACACCCTTCAACACACAG GAAATGGAGGACTTTGATCTGGAGATGTTAGCTCCATACATTCCCATGGATGATGATTTCCAGCTACTCAGCCTGCCCCCAGGAGAGCCTTTGTCTTGTGGATCAGTCAAGTCCCTCGAGAGTACTCCAATCCACAGCTATCCCAGCTCCCCCTTCAGTGCGCCAGGCAGTCGCACAGCTTCCCCAGCACCACCTGTGGAGCCTGTAGATGCTCCTCATCCTCCCACCATCTTGGCAAATGG AGCCCCACATTTGGAGAAAGAGGTGCCGCTGAGGACCCTCGCAGTTCAGAATGCACAGCGCAAAAGAAAAATTAGTGACCTAAAAGAGATCATAGAACAG ggAACTTCACTCCAGCAGCAGGTTGAGAAGGGCAAAAAGCTGAAGCCTTCAGGGACTGGTACAACCAGGACCATCGTTCTGCTGTCTTCAG ATTTGGCGAGTCGCCTGCTTGGCAGCACTTCAGAGGCCACCACTTCCTCCTTCGGCCTGCCGCTCCTCACCCGCGACGACTGCGAGGTGAACGCACCCTTACAGGGTCGTCAGTACTTACTGCAGGGAGAGGAGCTGCTTCGTGCTTTGGACCACATCAACTGA
- the hif1aa gene encoding hypoxia inducible factor 1 subunit alpha a isoform X2: MDTGTVPEKKRASSERRKEKSRDAARCRRGKESEVFYELAQQLPLPHSVSSSLDKASIMRLTISYLRMRKLLSTDEPTTEEDAELDMQLNSSYLKALEGFLMVLSEDGDMIYLSENVSKCLGLAQFDLTGHSVFDFTHPCDQEELREMLIHRTGSKKSKEPNTERSFFLRMKCTLTSRGRTVNVKSATWKVLHCTGHVRVYDSPAEEGTNGQKEPPVPYLVLICDPIPHPSNIEVPLDTKTFLSRHTMDMKFTYCDERITDLMGYDPEDLLDRSVYEYYHALDSDHLTKTHHNLFAKGQVCTGQYRMLAKKGGFVWVETQATVIYNNKNSQPQCVVCVNFVLSGIQEEKLILSVKQTADVKPVKEEQQEEDQLVVEISQVELSPVEPKKAELEKEEEVQKEEKVVKGPKMNVLKILTDSAVTQLPINLYDHLKGEPEALTMLAPAAGDTIVSLDFSCPGTESDIHLLKDVPLYNDVMLPSTDDKLVLPLSPLPPSEPLNVSSTNSEDSKSESYAPAQSTTTTSHRPPAPGSPLDFCFPMDSEMNSDFKLDLVEKLFAIDTEPKTPFNTQEMEDFDLEMLAPYIPMDDDFQLLSLPPGEPLSCGSVKSLESTPIHSYPSSPFSAPGSRTASPAPPVEPVDAPHPPTILANGAPHLEKEVPLRTLAVQNAQRKRKISDLKEIIEQGTSLQQQVEKGKKLKPSGTGTTRTIVLLSSDLASRLLGSTSEATTSSFGLPLLTRDDCEVNAPLQGRQYLLQGEELLRALDHIN; encoded by the exons ATGGACACAGGAACTGTACCCGAAAAGAAAAG AGCGAGCTCAGAGCGCAGGAAGGAGAAATCAAGGGATGCAGCACGATGTCGGCGTGGGAAGGAGTCAGAGGTGTTTTACGAGCTGGCCCAGCAGCTGCCCCTGCCCCACAGTGTCAGCTCCAGCCTGGACAAGGCCTCAATCATGAGACTCACCATCAGTTACCTGCGCATGAGAAAACTGCTTTCCACTG ATGAGCCAACAACAGAGGAAGATGCAGAGCTTGATATGCAGCTAAACAGCTCCTACCTAAAAGCTCTGGAGGGCTTTCTCATGGTGCTGTCCGAGGATGGAGATATGATCTATCTCTCCGAGAATGTCAGCAAGTGCCTCGGGCTTGCACAG TTTGACTTGACTGGACACAGTGTGTTTGACTTCACACATCCCTGTGACCAAGAGGAGCTGAGGGAGATGCTCATCCACAGAACAG GCTCCAAGAAATCCAAGGAGCCAAATACAGAGCGTAGCTTCTTTCTGCGGATGAAGTGCACCCTCACGAGCAGGGGCCGCACTGTCAACGTCAAATCTGCTACATGGAAG GTGCTTCACTGCACAGGTCACGTGCGCGTTTATGACAGCCCGGCCGAAGAGGGCACCAACGGGCAAAAGGAGCCACCTGTGCCCTACCTGGTTTTGATCTGCGATCCCATCCCACACCCCTCCAACATTGAGGTCCCTCTGGACACTAAGACCTTCCTCAGCCGCCACACGATGGACATGAAGTTCACGTATTGTGATGAGAG GATCACTGATCTCATGGGTTATGATCCAGAGGATCTGTTGGATCGTTCTGTGTATGAGTACTACCATGCTCTGGATTCAGACCACCTTACCAAGACCCACCACAACT TGTTTGCAAAGGGCCAAGTCTGCACAGGCCAGTACCGAATGTTGGCTAAGAAAGGAGGCTTCGTGTGGGTGGAAACACAGGCCACTGTCATTTACAACAACAAGAACTCCCAGCCACAGTGTGTTGTCTGTGTCAACTTCGTGCTCAG TGGCATCCAGGAGGAGAAACTGATCTTGTCAGTGAAGCAGACTGCAGATGTGAAGCCGGTAAAGGAGGAACAGCAGGAGGAAGACCAGCTTGTAGTTGAGATCAGCCAGGTCGAGCTCTCTCCAGTCGAGCCAAAGAAGGCTGAactggagaaggaggaggaagtgCAGAAGGAGGAGAAGGTGGTGAAAGGCCCAAAGATGAACGTACTCAAAATCCTTACTGATTCGGCAGTCACCCAGCTGCCGATTAACCTGTATGACCACCTAAAGGGAGAGCCTGAAGCCCTCACCATGCTGGCACCAGCTGCCGGAGACACGATCGTCTCCCTGGACTTCAGCTGCCCCG GTACAGAATCAGATATCCATCTTCTGAAGGATGTCCCTCTCTACAACGATGTAATGCTTCCCTCCACAGATGACAAGCTGGTTCTGCCTCTTTCCCCTCTGCCACCCAGTGAGCCtctgaatgtttccagcacaaACTCTGAGGATTCAAAGTCTGAGAGCTATGCTCCAGCCCAGTCTACTACCACAACCAGCCACAGGCCCCCAGCG CCCGGCAGTCCACTGGACTTCTGCTTCCCCATGGATTCAGAGATGAACTCGGACTTCAAGCTAGACTTGGTTGAGAAGCTGTTTGCTATTGATACAGAGCCCAAAACACCCTTCAACACACAG GAAATGGAGGACTTTGATCTGGAGATGTTAGCTCCATACATTCCCATGGATGATGATTTCCAGCTACTCAGCCTGCCCCCAGGAGAGCCTTTGTCTTGTGGATCAGTCAAGTCCCTCGAGAGTACTCCAATCCACAGCTATCCCAGCTCCCCCTTCAGTGCGCCAGGCAGTCGCACAGCTTCCCCAGCACCACCTGTGGAGCCTGTAGATGCTCCTCATCCTCCCACCATCTTGGCAAATGG AGCCCCACATTTGGAGAAAGAGGTGCCGCTGAGGACCCTCGCAGTTCAGAATGCACAGCGCAAAAGAAAAATTAGTGACCTAAAAGAGATCATAGAACAG ggAACTTCACTCCAGCAGCAGGTTGAGAAGGGCAAAAAGCTGAAGCCTTCAGGGACTGGTACAACCAGGACCATCGTTCTGCTGTCTTCAG ATTTGGCGAGTCGCCTGCTTGGCAGCACTTCAGAGGCCACCACTTCCTCCTTCGGCCTGCCGCTCCTCACCCGCGACGACTGCGAGGTGAACGCACCCTTACAGGGTCGTCAGTACTTACTGCAGGGAGAGGAGCTGCTTCGTGCTTTGGACCACATCAACTGA